The following coding sequences lie in one Arthrobacter sp. SLBN-122 genomic window:
- a CDS encoding inorganic phosphate transporter, giving the protein MDITFMVALVIALALFFDFTNGFHDTANAMATPIATGAIKPKTAVALAAVLNLVGAFLSTEVAKTVSGGIIREGSGGVQITPDIIFAGLMGAVLWNMVTWLKGLPSSSSHALFGGLIGAAIVGAGFSSVNLETLLQKVILPAIFAPVIAGLAAYVCTRLAYALTSRHDPETGSKLTQKRGGFRTGQIFTSSLVALAHGTNDAQKTMGIITLVLIAAGTQTPGSGPQLWVITACALAIAIGTYAGGWRIIRTMGSGLTEVKPAQGFAAESSTASAILASSHLGFALSTTQVASGSVIGSGMGRRGTTVRWNMVGKIALGWLFTLPAAGIVGALTALLVKTGVVGVLIAAIAGTGAVLFMFFYSRKSSVSHQNAVEVEEAGQAVRFAKKKAMARARAEAKAKAKADAKANNPKENRR; this is encoded by the coding sequence CAACGCCCATCGCGACGGGTGCCATCAAACCGAAAACCGCGGTGGCCCTGGCAGCCGTCCTGAACCTGGTGGGTGCCTTCCTTTCCACGGAGGTGGCCAAGACGGTATCCGGCGGCATCATCCGTGAAGGGTCCGGCGGCGTCCAAATCACCCCGGACATCATCTTCGCCGGGCTGATGGGAGCCGTCCTGTGGAACATGGTCACGTGGCTGAAGGGGTTGCCATCCAGCTCGTCCCACGCGCTGTTCGGCGGATTGATCGGCGCCGCAATCGTCGGTGCGGGATTCAGCTCCGTTAATCTTGAGACGCTGCTGCAGAAGGTCATTCTGCCGGCCATCTTCGCGCCGGTGATTGCAGGCCTTGCCGCATACGTGTGCACACGCCTTGCCTACGCCCTCACCTCACGCCACGACCCGGAGACTGGCAGCAAGCTCACCCAGAAGCGCGGCGGTTTCCGCACCGGGCAGATCTTCACGTCCAGTCTGGTGGCACTGGCGCATGGAACCAATGACGCCCAGAAGACCATGGGCATCATCACGCTGGTCCTGATAGCCGCCGGAACCCAGACGCCCGGATCCGGTCCGCAGCTCTGGGTCATCACCGCCTGCGCCCTGGCCATCGCCATCGGTACCTACGCCGGCGGCTGGCGGATCATCCGCACCATGGGTTCCGGCCTGACCGAAGTCAAGCCGGCCCAGGGTTTCGCGGCCGAGTCCAGCACAGCCTCAGCCATCCTCGCCTCGTCCCACCTGGGCTTCGCCCTGTCCACCACGCAGGTGGCGTCGGGTTCCGTCATCGGTTCCGGGATGGGACGCCGCGGAACCACCGTCCGCTGGAACATGGTGGGCAAGATCGCCCTGGGCTGGCTCTTTACCCTTCCTGCCGCCGGGATCGTCGGTGCCCTGACCGCCCTGCTGGTCAAGACCGGCGTCGTGGGCGTCCTCATTGCCGCCATCGCCGGCACCGGCGCAGTGCTCTTCATGTTCTTCTACTCACGCAAGTCCTCCGTGAGCCACCAGAATGCCGTCGAGGTAGAGGAAGCCGGCCAGGCCGTCCGGTTCGCCAAGAAGAAGGCCATGGCCCGCGCCCGGGCCGAAGCCAAGGCAAAAGCCAAGGCCGACGCCAAAGCCAACAACCCCAAGGAGAATCGGCGATGA